The Bdellovibrio bacteriovorus genome includes the window GAGAAATGTAAAGATAATCCCGCAACCAAGAAGAAAGCGTGATGTGCCAGCGCTGCCAAAATTCGGTGATTGATCGCGATTTATACGGCGACATAAAGTTCGCTGGGAACTGAATGTTCATCATTAAGCCCAATCCCACGGCCATATCCGAATAACCACTGAAATCAAAATACAGCTGCATGGTATAACCGACCATCGCAAGCCAGGCTTCTGTATTCGAAGCCATTGCCATATTTCCAACCAGTGGATCAACCACCGCGGCAATACGATCGGCGATCAACATTTTTTTAGAAAGACCAAAGACAAAGAAATAACACCCTCGCCAAAAGTTTTCGGCATTAAAAACATAGGTCTGCGGATTTTCAAGCTGCGGGACAATTTGATTATGACGGACCAAGGGGCCAGAGATTTGATGAGGGAATAATGTGACGTAACCCGCGAATTCTAACAAATGCCCATGAGCGTTTGACGTGCGACGATACACGTCGATCACGTAAGACATGGACTGGAATGTGTAAAATGAAATACCAATAGGTAAAATAAGATTCAATGCTGGCAAGATCGAAGATCCCCCCGCCATGGTAGCCACTTCGTTTAGGTTTTCAGCAAAGAAGTTATAATACTTAAAAAATCCTAAAACACTTAAGTTGGCGACGATTGAAAGCATCAACAGAGCTTTGCGCTTCCCTTGCGACGAGGTCCAAAAAATGGCCTTGGCCAAATAGAAATCCATAACCACCGTAAAGAGCAGCAAAAAGACGAAGGTGCGACTCCAATAGCAGTAAAAAACAACGCTTGAGAAAAATAAAAACCAAAGCTGAGTTCTTTTATGAGAAATAAAGAAATAACCCATCAAAGTGATAGGCAAAAACAAGAATAAGAACGCGTATGAATTAAAAAGCATTAGGGACAGAAATAATGGAAAACCAGGGCCGGCGCAAAACCTGAGTTTAAATTCATCGCCACGTCGCGTCTTTAAGGGCTATTAAGCTGAGGTCCCAGCATTCGCATCACACTTTTACAAGTAAGATGAACGCCGTCATTCCAATAACCAGACCCAAAATCATCCCCTGGCACCCCATCAAAGAAATTAAGAACCTGGACGCCGGGAGCGGCTAAGGACTCTAAGTCCGCAATCCAGTGCTTTTGATACTCTTTGGTTTCCGGATACTCGGCAGCCAGTTTCTCATTAAATTTCGGATGAAAGGGAGCAATCAACAGTACTAGCTCAATATTCTTCTCCTTCAAATGCTGAACTTGTTTTTTAAATAACTCCCAATACTCCGGACTTTGAGGCCTTTGCACGTGAGGCGAAAAAATTCGGTAAGAAGATTGGATATTCTTTTTTAAATCCCCCTGAGGGATTTCAGATTGAAAATCCATAGCCTCACACCGAGCGTAATCAATGTTTGCGCCCATTCCCTGCTCCAAAAAGAGGGGACTGGTTTTATCATTAAGCTGCTCAATCGCGGCTTCAAAAGTATTGTGATTAATGAGCGTTTCTAAAATCAAACCCCAGTTTTGGATCGGATTTTTCTGGGTGATGTCTTTGATATGTGCTTGCAACGACGGGGTTAGTTTCATTTTTATATCTGTAAATGAAGGTACTAAGTCCAGATAATCCGCAAGCCAGATTACTTTTTTTACTTTAGAACCCGCATCTAGCGAAACATTTAAAACCGACATCTTATAAAGCAGGTCCCCACCACTTTGAGACAGATTGACCGTTTTTTTCCCCGTCATACCTTGGATCCAGTGCGGTGGTGTGGTTTCACCACGCGAAGACCCGAGAACCAAAATCTCGGCATCGGCATTTGCCATCGCAGTTTGGGCCACTTTGTAATAAACATTCTGGGTTCGTTTGGTTAGGTCAACTTTCGGACAGTGATAATAGCACAATGGATCCACCGCATAGTCGAACGACATAAGCGCCAAGCTTAAAATAAGTGCGAATCCAAAAATCCAGAAAATTGACCGTTTCGTGTTCAACCTCGAAGCTAAAACCACTTTTATTCAAATAGCTTTAGAAGAAAAACCTTTCCAAGGCAAAAGCTTCTTTCTTCTTTTGCTTTTATCTCGAATCAAGCTACCATAAAACCCTAAGGAGCACCAAGATGACCTTCCTCGTCGTCCCCTGCTACAACGAAGAAAAGCGGTTAGACATTAAAGCCTTTCAAAAAGCTTTAAGTCCGGATTTGCACATCCTCTTTGTCGACGACGGCTCGAAAGATCGCACCGTGCAAATGTTAAAAGATAATTTCGGCAACAACCCTTACGCCCACATTTTGCCGCTAGCAAAAAATGGCGGCAAAGCCCAAGCCGTGCGTTTAGGGGTTCTGCATTTATTAAAAATCCCTGAGGCGCAAAAAGCCGACTGGTGGGGTTTTTGGGATGCCGATCTTTCCACCGACCTAAATGAAATTCCGCAATTTCTGATTTATCAAAAAACCTTCGCGCCGCAAGCTTCGGTCATTTGTGGCAGCCGCGTTTATAGACTTGGATCAAAGATCCGCAGATCTGCTTTACGCCATTACCTGGGCCGCGGATTTGCCACGATCGTCGCTCACGCCCTGCAGGTGGAAGCTTACGACACCCAATGTGGAGCAAAACTTTTTAAGCCCTTCTTAGCCGAAAAAGGCTTCCAAGAAAGCTTTATCAGTCCTTGGATTTTTGATATCGAAGTCCTATTAAGAATCGGCCAAGACCAC containing:
- a CDS encoding MBOAT family O-acyltransferase; the protein is MLFNSYAFLFLFLPITLMGYFFISHKRTQLWFLFFSSVVFYCYWSRTFVFLLLFTVVMDFYLAKAIFWTSSQGKRKALLMLSIVANLSVLGFFKYYNFFAENLNEVATMAGGSSILPALNLILPIGISFYTFQSMSYVIDVYRRTSNAHGHLLEFAGYVTLFPHQISGPLVRHNQIVPQLENPQTYVFNAENFWRGCYFFVFGLSKKMLIADRIAAVVDPLVGNMAMASNTEAWLAMVGYTMQLYFDFSGYSDMAVGLGLMMNIQFPANFMSPYKSRSITEFWQRWHITLSSWLRDYLYISLGGNRAGKIKTYRNLMLTMAIGGLWHGAAWTYVVWGVMHGSLLAVERYFKDRGWYVIRNKYVQWTLTFLFVSVAWVFFRSPNFGVATMWLEKVFFLNGGSYAWDIMLIPTKHKDRFFLMLAVALGAAFMAKNTWQIQFKPSYKNALILAFLFVVCLSFMGEESPFLYFQF
- a CDS encoding glycosyltransferase, giving the protein MTFLVVPCYNEEKRLDIKAFQKALSPDLHILFVDDGSKDRTVQMLKDNFGNNPYAHILPLAKNGGKAQAVRLGVLHLLKIPEAQKADWWGFWDADLSTDLNEIPQFLIYQKTFAPQASVICGSRVYRLGSKIRRSALRHYLGRGFATIVAHALQVEAYDTQCGAKLFKPFLAEKGFQESFISPWIFDIEVLLRIGQDHAVEYPLAKWEDVPGSKVKIGREIFRVLRDIWLIRQKYVSKF